ACGCTGGCGTCAGTGGCCTGCGCCTATGCACCGAATCTGGAATGGCTGATCGGCGCGCGGCTCGTGCAGGCACTGGGTGGTTGTGCGGGGATGGTGATTGCCCGGGCGGTGGTCAGCGACAAGTGCGACGCGGTGGGTTCGGCGAAAGTCTTCTCGCAGCTGATGCTGGTGATGGGGCTGGCACCGATTCTGGCGCCGATGCTCGGCGGTCTGCTGGTGAACACGTCTGGATGGCAGTCGATCTTCCTGGTGCTGACGGTGTTCAGTGCCTTGGCCGGGCTGGCGGTGGCCCTCGGTCTGCCGGAAAGTCTGCCGGCGCATGTTCCGCGCCAGCCGTTGTCCGGCGCCCTGCGTCAGTACGGTCGGCTGCTGACCGATCCGGTCTACATGGGCCATGCCCTGACCGGCGGTATCGCCATCGCCGGGATGTTTGCCTACATCGCCGGTTCCCCGTTCATTTTCATCAAGTTGTATGGCGTACCGGCCGAGCACTTCGGCTGGCTGTTCGGCACCAACGCGGCCGGGTTCATTCTGGTGGCGCAGGTCAATGCGCGGCTGCTGGCCAAACGTGGTCCGGCGTTTCTGCTGTCGCGGGCGGTCTGGGTCTACCTGTGTGCCGGGCTGACGCTGCTCGCGGTCAGTGCGTTGCACACCGAGGCCCTGTGGCCATTGCTGATTCCGTTGTTCATCTGCGTGGCCAGTCTTGGCTGCATCAGCCCCAATGCGGCAGCGTGTGCGATGAACGGGCAGGGCGGTCGCGCCGGCAGTGCTTCAGCGTTGCTCGGCAGCATGCAATTCAGCGTCGCCGCCGGGGCTTCGGCGCTGGTGGGGATCCTGCACGACGGCACCGCCGTGCCGATGGCGATCGTCATCAGCCTGTGTGGTTTGCTGGTGGTGTGCGCAGCGACGCTCACCCGGCGCATGCAGAATGCCCGGGCGCTGGCGAAGGCGCAGGCTGAAGTCTAAAACGAAAGCCTCAGCCGACAGCGCGCTGCTGGCCGAGGTCGGGAATCTGGTGGGGCGCGTGCAGACGCGCTTCGAGGGTGCGAGTGAAGGCGCGAGCTTCAGCCTCACTGCGAAAGGTCACGGCGTGCTGGTCGAGACGAACTTGCCACTGGGACTTTGCCACTTCTTTTATCAGGATCTTCATTGCTGACCTCCCGTACGTAAAAGATTGCATCGCAGAGGACTCGATTGTAGTCCTGAATACGATCGCAATTGTGACAAGGGTCAAGCATCTGACTGACGGCAAAAAGTGACCGCAGCCCCCGAGCCAGATACTTTTGGCACGGACGATGGCTGCGGCCTCCCGGTTTTTAGAAACTTTCTAAAACAATTTTCCCCTTGGCCTTGCCGCTTTCCAGCAGTTCATGGGCGCGGCGCAGGTTGCTTGCGTTGATCGTGCCGAAGTGCTCGCCGACCGTGGTTTTCAAGGTCCCGTTGTCGATCAGCCCGGCCACCCGGTTGAGCAGTTTGTGCTGCTCGATCATGTCCGGCGTTTCGAACAGCGAACGGGTGTACATGAACTCCCAGTGCAGCGACAGGCTCTTGCGCTTGAGTTTGGTCACGTCCAGCACCTTCGGATCGTCGATCAGCGCCAGTTTGCCTTGCGGCGCCAGAGCTTCGACCAGTTGGTCCAGGTGCTGGTCGGTCTGGGTCAGGCTGGCGACGTGGGTCACGTGGGTGACACCGGCGCGTTTCAGTTCTTCGCTTAACGGCTGGCTGTGATCAATCACCAGATCTGCGCCCAGATCGGTCACCCAGCCGCGGGTCTCCGGGCGGGAGGCGGTGCCGATCACCTTGAGCCGGGTCAACTGGCTGGCCAGTTGGGTGAGTATCGAGCCTACGCCGCCAGCCGCGCCGACGATCAACAGGCTCTGGCCTTCATCGGTATTGCCTTCGCGAATTTGCAGGCGTTCAAACAACAACTCCCAAGCGGTAATCGCAGTCAGCGGCAGAGCAGCAGCTTCGGCGAAACCGAGGGTTTTTGGCATATAGCCGACGATCCGCTCATCCACCACGTGCAGTTCGCTGTTGCCACCGGCCCGGGCGATGGAACCGGCGTAGAACACCTTGTCGCCGGCCTTGAACAATGTCACTTCACTGCCGACCGACTTGACCACACCGGCCACGTCCCAGCCCAGCACTTTGGCGGCGCCGCCTTCCGGCGCGACGTTCTGGCGAACCTTGGTGTCGACCGGGTTGACCGA
The window above is part of the Pseudomonas fluorescens genome. Proteins encoded here:
- a CDS encoding multidrug effflux MFS transporter; translation: MNFRTLLILGVLTAFGPLAIDFYLPAFPTMALAFGTDEKHVQLTLSAYFFGLSIGQLAYGPVADRFGRRIPLLIGLTLFTLASVACAYAPNLEWLIGARLVQALGGCAGMVIARAVVSDKCDAVGSAKVFSQLMLVMGLAPILAPMLGGLLVNTSGWQSIFLVLTVFSALAGLAVALGLPESLPAHVPRQPLSGALRQYGRLLTDPVYMGHALTGGIAIAGMFAYIAGSPFIFIKLYGVPAEHFGWLFGTNAAGFILVAQVNARLLAKRGPAFLLSRAVWVYLCAGLTLLAVSALHTEALWPLLIPLFICVASLGCISPNAAACAMNGQGGRAGSASALLGSMQFSVAAGASALVGILHDGTAVPMAIVISLCGLLVVCAATLTRRMQNARALAKAQAEV
- a CDS encoding zinc-binding alcohol dehydrogenase family protein, yielding MKAIAYYASLPISDEKSLQDIELPEPVAGPRDLLVEVKAISVNPVDTKVRQNVAPEGGAAKVLGWDVAGVVKSVGSEVTLFKAGDKVFYAGSIARAGGNSELHVVDERIVGYMPKTLGFAEAAALPLTAITAWELLFERLQIREGNTDEGQSLLIVGAAGGVGSILTQLASQLTRLKVIGTASRPETRGWVTDLGADLVIDHSQPLSEELKRAGVTHVTHVASLTQTDQHLDQLVEALAPQGKLALIDDPKVLDVTKLKRKSLSLHWEFMYTRSLFETPDMIEQHKLLNRVAGLIDNGTLKTTVGEHFGTINASNLRRAHELLESGKAKGKIVLESF